One Labeo rohita strain BAU-BD-2019 chromosome 12, IGBB_LRoh.1.0, whole genome shotgun sequence genomic region harbors:
- the ubtd1b gene encoding ubiquitin domain-containing protein 1, with amino-acid sequence MGGCVGRERSESRGHGSRTQRKRGGRNEPLKKDKPKWKSDYPMTEGQLRSKRDEFWDTAPAFEGRKEIWDALKAAAVALECNDHELAQAIVDGANITLPHGSLTECYDELGNRYQLPVYCLAPPVNLITERSEEDLSDNPEPPTTQKKEFQLKVRLSTGKDVRLNASMSDTIGLLKKQLQAQEDIDLAHQRWFFSGKLLTDKTRLQDTKIQKDFVIQVIVNQPTPNH; translated from the exons ATGGGAGGATGCGTGGGGCGAGAGCGCTCGGAGTCACGCGGACACGGCTCGAGGACGCAGAGGAAGCGTGGAG GTCGTAATGAGCCGCTCAAGAAAGACAAGCCCAAGTGGAAGAGCGATTACCCCATGACGGAGGGCCAGCTCCGCAGTAAGAGAGACGAGTTCTGGGACACGGCTCCGGCGTTCGAGGGCCGTAAGGAGATCTGGGACGCCCTGAAGGCCGCCGCCGTGGCTCTGGAGTGTAACGATCACGAACTGGCTCAGGCGATCGTGGACGGAGCCAACATCACATTACCACACG GATCCCTGACGGAGTGTTACGACGAACTCGGCAACCGTTACCAGCTCCCGGTGTATTGCCTGGCCCCGCCCGTCAATCTGATCACCGAAAGAAGCGAAGAAGACCTGTCCGACAACCCCGAGCCCCCGACGACACAGAAGAAAGAGTTCCAGCTGAAGGTGCGTCTCTCCACCGGCAAAGACGTGCGTCTGAACGCCAGCATGAGCGACACCATCGGCCTGCTCAAAAAGCAGCTGCAAGCTCAGGAGGACATCGACCTGGCCCACCAGCGCTGGTTCTTCTCCGGAAAGCTGCTCACGGACAAGACCCGCCTGCAAGACACCAAGATCCAGAAGGACTTTGTCATCCAGGTCATCGTGAACCAGCCCACACCAAACCACTAG